In Fluviispira sanaruensis, a genomic segment contains:
- a CDS encoding YdcF family protein: protein MNDINETSVLQKAKILWDFLCAGKSRTQCDLIVACGSYDLRVCDYACSLIKEGYAEKLVFSGNTRNWTKYLWNKTEAEIFYNRALEHKLPSKKIFREERATNLAENILFSTQQFPDAKNILFLTKANTVRRLGLSIPIQNPNISYNVDAPEYEFPWGVSNAVGIFGLIDEMVGDLHRIIEYPKLGYQLECIVPNEVLDAWEYLISKKFDRHLLIEKKY from the coding sequence ATGAATGATATAAATGAAACAAGCGTTCTGCAAAAAGCAAAGATTCTTTGGGATTTTCTTTGTGCTGGAAAGTCACGCACTCAATGTGATTTAATTGTTGCTTGCGGCTCTTATGACTTAAGAGTTTGTGATTATGCCTGTTCACTAATAAAAGAGGGATATGCTGAGAAATTAGTATTCTCTGGCAATACAAGAAACTGGACAAAATATTTGTGGAATAAAACGGAAGCAGAGATTTTTTACAATAGAGCTCTCGAACACAAGCTTCCATCAAAGAAAATTTTTCGAGAAGAGAGAGCAACAAATCTTGCAGAAAATATTTTATTTTCAACTCAACAGTTTCCGGATGCAAAAAATATACTATTTCTTACGAAAGCGAACACGGTGAGGCGACTTGGACTATCCATACCAATACAAAATCCAAATATTAGTTATAATGTAGATGCTCCTGAATATGAGTTTCCTTGGGGTGTTTCTAATGCAGTTGGTATTTTTGGATTAATTGACGAAATGGTCGGTGATTTGCATAGAATAATTGAATATCCAAAATTAGGTTATCAGTTAGAATGCATTGTTCCTAACGAAGTATTAGATGCATGGGAATATTTAATCAGCAAAAAATTCGATAGACATTTATTGATAGAAAAAAAATATTGA
- a CDS encoding carbamoyltransferase C-terminal domain-containing protein codes for MDTFIVEGVKQIYILPCMGDGGLALAAAVSVPYLKMKNKVHVPNMLLGPTSGKTVDNINLLNLKYPTLTYFKPNDIYKTIVNLLKNNKVIGLFRGRMEFGPRALCNRSIIYHCKDKTINDWLNKRMNRTEFMPFAPVVSEDFASRSFKNWQYNNIAAEYMTITYDCEEKFIESCPAVVHIDNTARPQIVYKNKDPFMYNLLSEWYKASDQVALINTSFNKHEEPIVCDAKDAFDALKSGMIDFIVMNEEIIVHLKERETYN; via the coding sequence TTGGATACTTTTATAGTTGAAGGGGTTAAACAAATTTATATATTACCTTGCATGGGTGATGGAGGATTAGCTCTGGCCGCAGCGGTATCTGTTCCATATTTAAAAATGAAGAACAAAGTTCATGTTCCAAATATGTTACTTGGTCCAACTTCTGGAAAAACAGTTGATAATATAAATCTTCTAAATTTAAAATATCCAACTTTAACTTATTTTAAGCCAAATGATATTTATAAAACGATTGTTAATTTACTTAAGAATAACAAAGTTATTGGTTTATTCAGAGGTAGAATGGAGTTTGGACCACGCGCACTCTGCAATCGCAGTATTATTTATCATTGCAAAGATAAAACAATAAATGATTGGCTAAATAAACGGATGAACAGAACAGAATTTATGCCTTTTGCCCCTGTAGTAAGTGAAGATTTTGCAAGTCGATCTTTTAAAAATTGGCAGTATAATAATATTGCCGCGGAATACATGACAATTACGTATGATTGCGAAGAAAAATTTATAGAATCTTGTCCCGCAGTTGTTCATATAGATAATACTGCTCGACCTCAAATCGTTTATAAAAATAAAGATCCTTTTATGTATAATTTACTATCAGAATGGTATAAAGCATCTGATCAGGTTGCCTTAATAAATACTTCATTTAATAAGCATGAGGAACCAATCGTTTGTGATGCAAAAGACGCCTTCGATGCGCTCAAATCAGGAATGATTGATTTTATTGTTATGAACGAAGAAATTATTGTGCATTTAAAAGAAAGAGAAACTTATAATTAA
- a CDS encoding MFS transporter, whose protein sequence is MITHRYLQLIYILFFAVEGVLYALWPVWLKTIGFTVSEIGLLIAAAFWPQVISSFLLGYLSDWKYNSAIIASLLALISTICIIFSLSTSSLQLYILISIIYGAAWTSVLPISESTLITSEKQGEIDYGATRSIGSITFIITSVLAGLLVANYGYSIVPKSMILFMFLTFITCLGLAASRKKFKELNSRKKSPEKVRALMNKQFFIIIFSCGLI, encoded by the coding sequence ATGATAACACACCGTTATTTACAATTAATATATATTTTATTTTTTGCTGTAGAAGGGGTTCTTTATGCACTTTGGCCTGTGTGGTTAAAAACAATAGGATTTACTGTCAGTGAAATTGGATTATTAATTGCTGCTGCATTTTGGCCTCAAGTAATATCTAGTTTTCTTTTAGGATATCTTTCTGATTGGAAATATAATTCAGCTATTATTGCATCACTGCTTGCTCTTATTTCAACGATTTGCATTATTTTTTCTTTAAGCACTTCATCACTTCAGCTTTATATTTTAATCTCGATTATATATGGAGCAGCATGGACTTCGGTATTGCCCATCAGTGAATCTACATTGATAACCTCAGAAAAACAGGGCGAGATAGATTATGGTGCTACGCGCTCTATTGGTTCAATAACTTTTATAATTACTTCAGTTTTGGCTGGATTACTTGTGGCAAATTATGGCTATAGTATCGTTCCAAAATCAATGATTCTGTTCATGTTCCTTACCTTCATTACTTGCCTCGGACTTGCAGCTTCTCGAAAAAAATTTAAAGAACTAAACTCTAGAAAAAAATCCCCAGAAAAAGTCCGTGCACTGATGAATAAGCAGTTTTTCATTATTATATTTTCGTGTGGATTGATTTAA
- a CDS encoding MFS transporter — protein MFASLRWILFPFTNSIGEIILWQCLHGLSFAAYHAALMRYLRDYVPEYLRGTAIGFYYSFAVALPMGCMMPISSFIFEKMGSSAYFLMAIISLSSAFILYFSFSRKKLSLVSKYE, from the coding sequence TTGTTCGCATCCTTAAGATGGATACTTTTTCCATTTACAAACTCAATCGGAGAAATTATTTTATGGCAGTGTTTACATGGTTTAAGTTTTGCTGCTTATCACGCTGCACTTATGAGATATTTAAGAGACTATGTACCAGAATATTTACGAGGCACTGCTATTGGCTTTTATTATTCATTTGCAGTTGCTTTACCTATGGGCTGCATGATGCCAATCTCATCTTTTATATTTGAAAAAATGGGTTCGTCAGCATATTTTTTAATGGCAATTATTTCACTATCAAGTGCATTCATTTTATATTTCAGTTTTTCTAGAAAAAAATTATCATTGGTGTCAAAATATGAATAA
- a CDS encoding HAD family hydrolase — MNNNFKFKEIAFDMDGVLIDSKKIIENNWSQAAKNYGLKLTSDDIQNSIHGRSGEETLDLIFHKFSPQEKRQIKQLVDNLEETSSCQLLTGVLAFIKEISLLKIPIVLVTSSWKERILFILKEHKLENIFLHIINRYDVKKSKPSPDCYLLAAKKLGIAPKHLLVFEDSISGIQAAVESGALCIGVNNDLMENYGCKVTIKDFTDLDVIYKRPHIIIKFYENEFIFDSSVYSSFQVDLPCNMK; from the coding sequence ATGAATAATAATTTCAAATTTAAAGAAATCGCTTTTGATATGGACGGTGTCCTTATTGATTCTAAAAAAATTATTGAAAATAATTGGTCACAAGCAGCCAAAAATTATGGGCTTAAATTAACTTCAGATGATATACAGAACTCCATTCATGGCCGTTCAGGTGAAGAAACATTAGACCTTATATTTCATAAATTTAGTCCGCAAGAAAAACGTCAAATAAAACAATTAGTAGATAATTTAGAAGAAACATCCTCTTGCCAGCTTTTAACTGGCGTACTAGCCTTTATTAAAGAAATTTCTTTGTTAAAAATTCCAATAGTACTTGTAACAAGTAGTTGGAAAGAAAGAATTCTATTTATATTAAAAGAACACAAACTTGAGAATATATTTTTACATATAATAAATAGATATGATGTCAAGAAATCAAAACCGTCACCTGATTGCTATTTATTAGCAGCTAAAAAACTTGGTATTGCTCCTAAACACCTCCTTGTTTTTGAAGACTCCATAAGTGGTATTCAAGCTGCCGTTGAAAGTGGAGCTCTCTGTATAGGTGTAAATAATGATTTGATGGAAAATTACGGTTGCAAAGTAACAATTAAAGATTTTACAGATTTAGATGTAATATATAAAAGGCCTCATATTATAATCAAATTTTATGAAAATGAATTTATCTTTGATAGTTCTGTTTATTCTTCATTCCAAGTTGACCTTCCATGTAACATGAAATAA
- a CDS encoding papain-like cysteine protease family protein, with protein MALIDKLTGWHSNQPLFKTDVLRLSGKKFTDFPIYLTKFPKKFPPYINLNCDFFFQEKVNTCGDASIQMLASFQMLHFGTSSTLITNLKSINSLISKKRGMLTGLLDDDMHKVGMNSVNLPHQIRNNMNHFCSWVAYALCYLGPLITTINICYGKVPHAVVIKGVENQTLLIHDPWRGANQYIHYKNFIKIFPEYCEDFLYLPNIKLNKIYPSRESDLLTNLSSPFYMDEPKLVPLYKPSSLLRPIFV; from the coding sequence ATGGCACTTATTGATAAATTAACAGGATGGCATTCGAATCAACCCCTTTTTAAAACCGATGTACTTAGGCTTAGTGGGAAAAAATTTACTGATTTTCCAATATATCTTACAAAATTTCCTAAAAAATTTCCGCCATATATCAATTTAAATTGTGATTTTTTCTTTCAAGAGAAAGTAAATACATGTGGAGATGCAAGTATTCAAATGCTAGCTTCATTTCAAATGCTTCATTTTGGCACAAGCTCAACTTTAATTACAAATCTCAAAAGCATTAATAGCCTTATTTCCAAAAAACGTGGAATGCTTACAGGTCTTTTAGATGATGATATGCATAAGGTTGGAATGAATTCAGTTAACTTACCCCATCAAATACGAAATAATATGAATCATTTCTGTTCCTGGGTTGCATACGCACTCTGTTACTTAGGACCACTTATAACAACGATAAATATCTGCTATGGTAAAGTTCCTCATGCAGTTGTTATTAAAGGTGTAGAAAATCAAACTCTGTTGATACATGATCCTTGGCGAGGCGCAAATCAATACATCCATTATAAGAATTTTATAAAAATTTTTCCTGAATATTGCGAAGATTTTCTATATCTACCAAATATAAAATTAAATAAAATATACCCCTCCCGAGAATCTGATTTACTAACAAACCTATCTTCTCCATTTTATATGGATGAACCAAAACTTGTTCCTTTATACAAACCTTCTTCTCTTTTAAGACCAATATTTGTTTAG
- a CDS encoding isocitrate lyase/PEP mutase family protein, which produces MQDNQYFGKNLLKFLDQGSTLVNIGVFDAASAAIAAKFPETKGLFISGLGYTYSRFAWPDVGLINSNEIINAAKIIRSNHPNLFLTCDIDSGLGGKEQIRRTCTELKNLEVSAIQFEDQTLDDKVCGHLANKKVRPLEESIDRLSIALESSYPVQVIARTDASLKNEEAFKRLDAFIKVGAKIVLVDGIDECELQDVIKFVNKRAHLMVNIVDGGRIKQHSVDYFQKLGISIVNLSAPLLFTAMHAMNERMKSMIRNSWAEVSENKMGLTTINEIMTQNYRNFLANKK; this is translated from the coding sequence ATGCAAGATAATCAATATTTTGGTAAAAATTTATTAAAATTTTTAGATCAAGGCTCTACTTTAGTTAACATTGGCGTGTTTGATGCAGCTTCAGCAGCAATAGCTGCAAAATTTCCTGAAACAAAAGGTTTATTTATTAGTGGACTCGGTTACACATATTCACGATTTGCTTGGCCTGATGTTGGATTAATTAATTCAAATGAGATTATAAATGCCGCAAAAATAATCAGATCGAATCACCCAAATTTATTTTTAACATGCGATATCGACTCAGGACTTGGAGGAAAAGAACAAATAAGAAGGACTTGTACAGAGTTAAAAAACTTAGAAGTTTCCGCCATCCAATTTGAAGATCAAACTTTAGATGATAAAGTTTGTGGCCATTTAGCAAACAAAAAGGTTCGTCCTTTAGAGGAATCTATTGATCGTTTATCAATTGCCCTTGAGTCTTCTTACCCTGTTCAAGTTATCGCCCGTACAGATGCTTCACTCAAAAATGAAGAAGCTTTTAAGCGATTAGATGCTTTTATAAAAGTAGGTGCAAAGATTGTTCTTGTCGATGGTATTGATGAATGTGAATTGCAAGATGTTATAAAATTCGTAAATAAAAGAGCACATTTAATGGTCAATATCGTCGATGGAGGAAGAATAAAACAACACTCTGTTGACTATTTTCAAAAGTTAGGTATTTCCATTGTAAACTTAAGTGCACCTCTACTTTTTACAGCAATGCATGCTATGAACGAAAGAATGAAGTCCATGATCCGAAATAGTTGGGCTGAAGTATCAGAGAATAAAATGGGGTTAACTACTATTAATGAAATTATGACGCAAAATTATAGAAACTTTTTAGCCAATAAAAAATAA
- a CDS encoding 4-hydroxy-tetrahydrodipicolinate reductase → MYIGLIGATGRLGTLTAEILDQDNASYVKISRAMLASVDNFRSLLSDLPSDLLLLDMSLPAGTLNLCNIINELDKNPLEKLCALVVGTTGHNMKEKEAIQKCSAKIPICMVSNFSKGIFLFEQLLKAKTSSGLSVSELARRLGFDLSIHEIHHTQKRDAPSGTAITLADASSVNHERISSSRVGKVVGEHSLILSHNSESLQITHTAHSRRLFAEGALELCKNIYKNRPKPGLLNTDDFFI, encoded by the coding sequence ATGTATATTGGTTTGATTGGAGCGACTGGTCGATTAGGAACTCTCACAGCTGAAATTCTCGATCAAGACAATGCATCCTATGTTAAGATTTCCCGTGCAATGCTAGCAAGCGTTGATAATTTCAGATCTTTGTTATCAGATCTTCCATCCGATTTGCTTTTGCTCGATATGAGCCTGCCAGCAGGAACATTAAATTTATGCAATATAATTAATGAATTAGATAAAAATCCCCTTGAAAAACTGTGCGCTCTCGTAGTAGGTACCACGGGCCACAACATGAAAGAAAAAGAAGCCATTCAAAAGTGCTCGGCAAAGATACCAATTTGCATGGTCTCAAATTTTTCCAAAGGTATATTCTTATTTGAACAGCTCTTAAAAGCAAAAACCTCATCAGGTCTTAGTGTAAGCGAACTTGCTCGAAGACTCGGGTTTGATCTCTCAATTCATGAGATCCATCATACGCAAAAGAGAGATGCTCCCAGCGGAACAGCTATTACCTTGGCCGATGCTTCTTCAGTGAATCATGAAAGAATTTCTTCTTCTCGGGTAGGAAAAGTTGTTGGTGAACATAGTCTTATACTCAGTCATAATAGTGAAAGTCTGCAAATCACGCACACAGCACATTCGCGCAGACTATTTGCAGAAGGAGCTCTTGAACTTTGTAAAAATATATATAAAAATCGACCAAAGCCTGGTCTCTTGAACACGGACGATTTTTTTATTTAA
- a CDS encoding response regulator, producing the protein MNDNLSDNEILRAFVTNSKQKIQELNGVATILMKEGPKPEFFDAIYRASSAIKNFAATCNQNQIVYYIVSVIDVQFNQLRLERKEITETVKHEIKENIQNLKDMILKLSNDNSTKEAEDESYKDIGENQLEMFVAIGQLSVWSFHDMMNAFAKIHGYTELLDDIVQHIPKTFSQVHSELHVVKEKLISNTEYMTGIINRIRSLRGKTKLIMKEHNIRSIVQKIQDLTQQPRKTLQWSTLQIPSVNVQVDYIIFEQMWVHLWRLLTEWQIPGKLLQSLCLGKIEKNKHPGNPKFKNQLNLYIWLESNDNSKINPEEINYNNKTEHSDIANIFLYTAKTAERIQCEVLYGKTSEGVPLFKISLTCDDILHAVSEATGNTVPQPLHATDENKNLVPLKYVLIVDDEKDLRSILSLKISKLGYGVCAASTIQEARELTKQKDIKLILSDLYLNNESGIELMKEFKQSFPSTPFIFITGADADDIPNSIMEIMTKYSSGFLAKPISNQTLKDMLDKNLPLI; encoded by the coding sequence ATGAATGATAATTTATCTGACAATGAAATTCTTCGTGCTTTCGTAACAAATTCAAAACAGAAGATCCAGGAACTCAATGGAGTAGCAACTATTTTAATGAAAGAGGGGCCAAAACCTGAATTTTTTGATGCAATTTATCGAGCTAGTTCAGCAATTAAAAACTTTGCTGCAACCTGCAATCAAAACCAAATTGTATATTATATCGTAAGCGTTATTGATGTTCAATTTAATCAATTACGTCTCGAACGGAAAGAAATTACAGAGACAGTTAAGCATGAAATCAAAGAAAATATTCAAAATTTAAAAGATATGATTTTAAAACTTTCAAATGATAATTCAACTAAAGAAGCAGAAGATGAAAGTTATAAAGACATAGGTGAAAATCAACTCGAAATGTTTGTTGCAATTGGTCAGTTAAGTGTCTGGAGTTTTCACGACATGATGAATGCTTTTGCAAAAATACATGGATACACGGAACTCCTCGATGATATCGTTCAACATATCCCAAAAACTTTTTCGCAAGTTCACAGCGAGCTGCATGTCGTAAAAGAAAAGCTCATTTCAAATACCGAATATATGACAGGAATTATCAATCGTATTCGTTCATTACGTGGTAAAACAAAACTTATAATGAAAGAACATAATATTCGGAGTATTGTGCAAAAAATTCAAGATTTAACTCAACAACCTCGCAAAACATTGCAATGGTCGACTTTGCAAATTCCTAGCGTAAATGTGCAAGTCGATTATATTATTTTTGAGCAAATGTGGGTTCATCTGTGGCGCCTTCTCACTGAGTGGCAGATTCCAGGAAAATTGCTCCAATCATTGTGTCTTGGAAAAATTGAAAAAAATAAACACCCAGGCAATCCTAAATTCAAAAATCAATTAAATTTATATATTTGGCTTGAATCAAACGATAATTCCAAAATAAATCCTGAAGAAATAAATTACAACAATAAAACTGAGCATTCCGATATAGCTAATATCTTTTTGTACACAGCAAAAACGGCAGAACGCATTCAATGCGAAGTTTTATATGGAAAAACATCGGAAGGCGTTCCACTATTTAAAATTTCACTTACCTGCGACGATATTTTACATGCTGTCTCCGAAGCAACGGGTAATACCGTTCCCCAACCATTGCATGCAACCGATGAAAATAAAAATTTAGTTCCATTAAAATACGTTCTTATAGTTGATGATGAAAAAGATTTACGTTCAATATTAAGTCTTAAAATTAGTAAACTTGGCTATGGTGTTTGCGCTGCTTCTACAATTCAAGAAGCTCGAGAATTAACTAAACAAAAAGACATCAAACTTATTTTATCTGATTTATATTTAAATAATGAAAGCGGAATTGAATTAATGAAAGAATTTAAACAAAGTTTTCCATCTACACCATTTATATTTATTACTGGTGCAGATGCAGATGATATACCAAATTCTATCATGGAAATTATGACAAAGTATTCTTCAGGATTTTTAGCAAAGCCAATTTCTAATCAAACTTTAAAGGACATGCTTGATAAAAATTTACCGCTCATCTAA
- a CDS encoding DUF6588 family protein translates to MFFKDKTSQRKLMSILSVSFSLFMSHKIFASSLDYQFTAQPSQSDYDNIVRPIVNSTRFQFMSFPGASSGRILPLSISVGAGATYFDVASSTKTSLSNYTNGSANFPASIVYPRIIAQLGIPFGLDVALNYAQIPNSNIELSGIALQYAFKPKLIPLSFALRAGYTQIANYAPFTASSTNAELLIGLAVPFLKPYLGAGANWSNASTNADFTSNGVTVHVSQSSAWTEFYGMGGLHVTFIPFIGIDFNAQISSSQTIYNAKLSLDI, encoded by the coding sequence ATGTTTTTTAAAGATAAAACCTCACAAAGAAAATTAATGTCGATACTTAGCGTATCATTTTCTTTGTTTATGTCTCATAAAATTTTTGCAAGTTCTCTCGATTATCAATTTACGGCTCAACCTTCCCAAAGTGACTACGACAATATCGTACGCCCGATTGTAAATTCTACACGTTTTCAATTTATGTCTTTTCCTGGAGCATCATCTGGTAGAATATTACCACTCTCGATCTCAGTTGGTGCAGGAGCGACTTATTTTGATGTTGCCAGTTCAACCAAAACTTCTTTAAGTAACTACACTAATGGCAGCGCTAATTTTCCCGCATCAATAGTTTATCCTCGTATAATTGCTCAATTGGGTATACCATTTGGCCTAGATGTGGCATTAAATTATGCGCAAATACCAAATAGTAACATTGAATTATCAGGGATCGCTTTACAATATGCATTTAAACCAAAACTAATACCTCTATCTTTTGCTTTGCGAGCAGGATACACACAAATTGCAAATTATGCTCCATTTACAGCATCATCTACAAATGCAGAATTATTAATTGGCTTAGCTGTTCCATTTCTGAAACCTTATCTTGGCGCTGGAGCAAATTGGTCAAACGCAAGTACAAATGCAGATTTTACAAGCAATGGTGTTACCGTTCATGTTTCACAAAGTTCTGCGTGGACAGAGTTTTATGGCATGGGTGGCCTTCATGTTACCTTTATTCCGTTTATAGGAATTGATTTTAATGCTCAAATTTCGAGCTCTCAAACAATTTATAATGCAAAACTTTCATTAGATATTTAA
- a CDS encoding SpoIIE family protein phosphatase, whose amino-acid sequence MRLTAKILSWILGSTLVVMLTFASLAIYMLEKNLRAEALNSHKLIYTLFLPSVTRYLWEFDISGIRETLSNIIENNYAYKIYIFDSDSSLVTYLGKDTKNNKIISNFDKNKESEIKEIITPEKMKFLENKLLKREESFLYQDNLPNETSRIIGSMIHRKKANADPNVIGYFVLDYSTSNIANAIRAMIRNVVFLALAITVMIVFSIGLLLRKTLINSILRLSQASLNISRGKFIKIPERLGSRDEMKDLVKNFNIMSSQIEENQDNLKNLAEEGMKVSSTFSIEDLGKQLSDSLEKIAKRKLNTEFYVIHYLLQFTSTEGFHEILKAEETGEDNFLALDNIEGEPLGRKRFYIKDNGTGEVSAIIQIHDIRQVYQFSYNAAESVYSAIRALQISVSNALDNIRFIKEQKEQQRLIGEQETARLVQNNLMPKYDFRVIGDFELANHFEAADKCAGDWWNYYKLTNDRLLLLLGDVTGHGTASALLTAVVKGYCDSIHTQPYITTKAILSQLDSVVRNSGDGNKVMTMFAAVLDPVNKTIEFSNAAHNFPITIKKKKGQNTLSKLIAQGKPLGFDMTPTAEQSSQIYEQRNVALENGDAIIIYSDGLIEALNDNGEEFSEKRLKMIILNNANSNVTDIKNEIIKEFRDFTFPNKLMDDVTFIVCRYNKIENT is encoded by the coding sequence ATGAGGTTAACTGCAAAAATACTTTCATGGATACTAGGATCAACATTAGTAGTCATGCTTACTTTTGCAAGTTTAGCTATTTATATGCTTGAAAAAAATTTGAGAGCAGAAGCATTAAATTCACACAAACTTATTTATACATTATTCCTACCATCAGTAACACGTTACCTTTGGGAATTTGATATATCAGGAATCAGAGAGACACTTTCAAATATTATCGAAAATAATTATGCTTATAAAATCTATATTTTTGATTCTGATTCTTCACTTGTAACATACTTAGGAAAGGATACAAAAAACAACAAAATAATAAGTAATTTCGATAAAAATAAAGAAAGTGAAATAAAAGAAATTATCACTCCAGAGAAAATGAAATTTTTGGAAAATAAACTCTTAAAAAGGGAAGAAAGTTTTTTATATCAAGATAATCTCCCAAATGAAACTTCGAGAATAATCGGCAGTATGATTCATCGAAAAAAAGCAAATGCGGATCCAAATGTTATCGGTTACTTTGTTTTAGATTATTCCACTTCGAATATTGCTAATGCAATTCGTGCTATGATCCGCAATGTCGTATTTCTGGCTTTAGCAATTACAGTCATGATCGTTTTTTCTATAGGACTTCTCTTAAGAAAAACTTTAATCAATTCAATTTTAAGGCTCAGCCAAGCAAGTTTAAATATATCTCGAGGAAAATTTATTAAAATTCCAGAGAGACTTGGCAGTCGCGATGAAATGAAAGATCTTGTCAAAAACTTCAATATAATGAGCTCACAAATTGAGGAAAATCAAGATAATCTCAAAAATTTAGCAGAAGAAGGTATGAAGGTTTCCAGTACCTTTTCTATAGAAGACCTTGGAAAGCAGTTGTCAGACTCTCTTGAAAAAATTGCAAAAAGAAAATTGAATACTGAGTTTTATGTTATTCATTATTTATTACAATTTACGTCTACCGAAGGTTTTCATGAAATATTAAAAGCTGAAGAAACAGGTGAAGATAATTTTTTAGCTTTAGATAATATTGAAGGAGAACCTCTCGGTAGAAAAAGATTTTATATTAAAGACAATGGTACAGGAGAAGTGAGTGCAATAATTCAAATTCATGATATTCGTCAGGTCTATCAATTCTCTTACAATGCAGCAGAATCTGTATACAGTGCTATCAGGGCTCTCCAGATTAGCGTATCAAATGCACTAGATAATATTCGATTTATAAAAGAGCAAAAGGAGCAACAAAGACTTATTGGTGAGCAAGAAACTGCTAGACTCGTTCAAAATAATCTAATGCCAAAGTATGATTTCAGAGTGATAGGAGATTTTGAATTAGCAAATCATTTTGAAGCTGCTGATAAATGCGCTGGTGATTGGTGGAATTATTATAAATTAACTAATGATAGACTGTTACTTTTATTAGGAGATGTGACTGGTCATGGAACCGCAAGTGCTCTCTTAACCGCAGTTGTTAAAGGGTACTGTGATTCCATACACACACAACCGTATATAACAACAAAAGCGATCCTATCTCAACTCGATTCTGTGGTGCGTAACAGTGGTGATGGTAATAAAGTCATGACTATGTTTGCTGCTGTACTCGATCCTGTAAACAAGACTATCGAGTTCTCGAATGCAGCACATAATTTCCCCATAACAATTAAAAAGAAAAAAGGTCAAAATACCTTGTCAAAACTCATTGCTCAAGGCAAACCTCTTGGCTTTGATATGACTCCAACAGCAGAACAATCATCTCAAATTTATGAGCAAAGAAATGTGGCACTCGAAAATGGTGATGCAATAATTATATATTCAGATGGTTTAATTGAGGCTCTAAACGATAATGGTGAAGAATTTAGTGAAAAAAGATTAAAAATGATCATATTAAACAATGCAAACAGCAATGTCACGGATATTAAAAATGAGATCATAAAAGAATTCAGAGATTTCACTTTTCCTAACAAACTTATGGATGACGTTACTTTTATAGTCTGTCGTTACAATAAAATAGAAAATACTTAA